The following coding sequences are from one Collimonas arenae window:
- a CDS encoding polyhydroxyalkanoate granule-associated phasin yields MKTHRVRNTTGNRAAHPLNAWTDLMFKAGEMMTASAQVIGHRTARMAMAGPAPSQRDQHEFDLMSREKIEAAAESVHAMAIRMLGLHQEVAVMAIQHMLSGTANLISVAGSSSLHQSGRRQSKLAHDTLLNSAEAVSQFNASLADIAETGLQPIHARATANAKRLTNL; encoded by the coding sequence ATGAAAACTCATCGAGTTCGCAACACCACCGGCAATCGCGCTGCCCATCCACTGAATGCCTGGACCGACCTGATGTTCAAGGCCGGAGAAATGATGACTGCATCGGCCCAGGTAATCGGCCACCGCACTGCCCGCATGGCAATGGCCGGTCCGGCGCCAAGCCAGCGTGACCAACATGAATTCGATCTGATGAGCCGCGAAAAAATCGAGGCAGCGGCGGAATCCGTGCATGCAATGGCGATCCGCATGCTCGGCCTGCATCAGGAAGTTGCCGTAATGGCCATTCAGCACATGCTGAGCGGTACGGCAAATCTGATATCGGTTGCGGGCAGCAGCAGCCTGCATCAATCAGGACGCCGCCAAAGCAAGTTGGCGCACGACACCTTGCTCAACTCCGCCGAAGCGGTGTCACAGTTCAACGCCTCACTGGCAGATATTGCCGAAACCGGGCTGCAGCCGATTCATGCCCGGGCAACGGCGAACGCAAAACGACTCACAAATTTGTAA
- a CDS encoding 4'-phosphopantetheinyl transferase family protein, with the protein MRSAVLWLVDANAVSDADAAALSACLSDAEMSRYQRFVRRVRQREFLLGRVLLRFAASRAVGIAFDAIDIVERPGLAPLLQFPMAFPLSVEREFAFSLSHSRGWVACATSLDTPLGLDIEALDASRDIDAVGLAAFSAGESSWLSNLPEADKVAAFYGLWSDKEALYKLMSHTGERPELPELVMGSVRQTSGPGWQAQACALPDFAVSLCSRHPLASIEQIHLQATTPSAWSRQLGDA; encoded by the coding sequence ATGCGCTCCGCTGTGCTCTGGTTGGTCGATGCCAATGCCGTATCGGACGCCGATGCGGCAGCTTTGAGTGCTTGTTTAAGCGATGCGGAAATGTCGCGCTACCAGCGGTTTGTGCGGAGGGTCCGACAGCGGGAATTCCTGCTGGGCCGAGTTCTATTGCGGTTCGCCGCTTCACGCGCGGTAGGTATCGCTTTTGACGCGATCGACATCGTCGAGCGTCCGGGCCTGGCGCCATTGTTGCAGTTTCCAATGGCATTCCCTTTGTCCGTCGAGCGCGAATTCGCGTTTAGTCTTTCGCACAGCCGCGGCTGGGTCGCTTGCGCCACCAGCCTCGATACGCCGCTGGGGCTGGATATTGAGGCGTTGGACGCAAGCCGGGATATCGATGCTGTCGGCCTGGCCGCTTTTTCCGCGGGTGAAAGCAGCTGGTTATCCAATCTTCCAGAGGCGGACAAGGTTGCGGCATTCTATGGTTTATGGAGCGACAAGGAAGCGCTGTACAAGCTGATGTCGCACACCGGTGAACGGCCCGAGCTGCCGGAACTGGTGATGGGAAGTGTGCGGCAAACCTCTGGTCCAGGATGGCAAGCGCAGGCTTGCGCGTTACCGGATTTTGCTGTCTCACTGTGTAGTCGGCACCCGCTGGCATCGATCGAGCAGATTCACCTGCAGGCAACCACACCGTCTGCCTGGTCCAGGCAGTTGGGCGATGCCTAG
- a CDS encoding beta-ketoacyl-ACP synthase, which produces MTRVVTQVTERRVAVTGMAGISPIGNDWASIRAHLGSYRNAVVRMHEWSDYDGLNTQLGAPAAEFTLSDRYNRKTTRSMGRVALMATRASELALIDAGLIDDPLLKSGLCGIAYGSSAGTPSAIGDFGRMMEERSTRGINATTYIKMMAHTAPVNIGVFFGITGRVITTSSACTSGSQGIGYAYEAIRSGRQRVMIAGGAEELCATEAAVFDTLFATSVRNDAPAMTPSPFDRSRDGLVIGEGAGTLILEDFEHARARGARIYAEIVGFGTNSDGCHVTHPNADTMQGAMTLALADAALPASAIGYINAHGTGTEQGDIAESHATAAVFGQQTPISSLKSYTGHTLGACGALEAWASIEMMRSGWFAPTINLTQLDPLCAEMDYIVDQGRELQCEYFMSNNFAFGGINTSLIFKRVE; this is translated from the coding sequence ATGACGCGCGTGGTAACACAAGTAACGGAGCGTCGGGTAGCGGTGACCGGCATGGCCGGCATCAGTCCTATCGGCAACGACTGGGCCAGCATCCGCGCGCACCTTGGCAGTTATCGCAACGCCGTGGTGCGCATGCATGAGTGGTCGGATTACGATGGCTTGAATACGCAGTTAGGCGCGCCCGCCGCCGAGTTCACCTTGTCGGATCGCTACAATCGCAAGACCACCCGCAGCATGGGCCGGGTTGCCTTGATGGCGACCCGCGCCAGCGAGCTGGCGCTGATCGACGCCGGCCTGATCGATGATCCGCTGCTGAAAAGCGGCCTCTGCGGCATCGCCTATGGCTCGTCTGCGGGAACGCCATCGGCGATTGGCGACTTTGGCCGCATGATGGAAGAGCGCAGCACGCGCGGCATCAATGCCACCACTTATATCAAGATGATGGCGCATACCGCGCCGGTCAACATCGGCGTGTTCTTCGGTATTACCGGCCGCGTCATCACGACGTCCAGCGCCTGCACCTCAGGCAGCCAGGGCATTGGCTACGCCTACGAAGCGATTCGCAGCGGCCGGCAACGGGTCATGATTGCGGGCGGCGCCGAGGAGTTGTGCGCCACCGAGGCGGCGGTGTTCGATACCCTGTTTGCCACCAGCGTGCGCAACGACGCGCCGGCCATGACGCCAAGCCCGTTTGACCGCAGCCGTGACGGCCTGGTTATCGGTGAAGGGGCGGGAACGCTGATCCTGGAAGACTTCGAGCATGCACGCGCCCGTGGCGCCAGAATTTACGCTGAAATCGTCGGCTTTGGCACCAACAGCGACGGTTGCCACGTCACCCATCCGAATGCGGACACGATGCAGGGCGCGATGACATTGGCGCTCGCCGATGCAGCGCTGCCGGCGTCGGCTATCGGTTATATCAATGCTCACGGCACCGGCACAGAGCAGGGCGATATTGCCGAATCCCACGCAACCGCTGCGGTCTTTGGCCAGCAGACGCCGATCAGCTCACTGAAGAGCTACACCGGCCACACGCTTGGCGCTTGCGGCGCATTGGAGGCCTGGGCCAGTATCGAAATGATGCGTTCCGGCTGGTTTGCGCCGACCATCAATCTGACGCAGCTTGATCCGCTATGCGCCGAGATGGATTACATCGTCGATCAGGGCAGGGAGTTACAATGCGAGTATTTTATGTCGAACAATTTTGCGTTCGGCGGCATTAATACCTCGCTGATCTTCAAGCGGGTGGAGTAA
- the fabG gene encoding 3-oxoacyl-ACP reductase FabG encodes MTLQLNTVENTIESAAAVARKTILVTGSSRGIGKAIALRLARDGYDIVLHCHQQRAAADAVAQAVRDIGAQARVLQFDIGQRQATADALLADVEQHGCYYGVVCNAGVARDNAFPAMPGEDWDIVLKTNLDGFYNVLNPLVMPMVQRRAPGRIVTMASVSGLIGNRGQVNYSAAKAGIIGATKALAIELAKRNITVNCVAPGLIETDMIDDVPLDEALKLIPARRVGKPDEVAATVAFLMHTDAAYITRQVISVNGGMA; translated from the coding sequence ATGACCTTGCAATTGAATACTGTCGAAAACACTATTGAAAGCGCGGCCGCAGTGGCAAGGAAGACCATCCTGGTCACAGGTTCCAGCCGCGGCATCGGCAAAGCCATCGCACTGCGGTTGGCGCGCGATGGCTATGACATTGTCTTGCATTGTCACCAGCAACGCGCTGCGGCAGATGCCGTGGCGCAAGCAGTGCGGGATATTGGCGCGCAGGCGCGGGTATTGCAATTCGATATCGGTCAGCGCCAGGCAACCGCAGATGCGCTGCTGGCCGACGTCGAACAGCACGGCTGTTACTACGGCGTGGTGTGCAATGCCGGCGTGGCGCGCGATAATGCTTTTCCGGCGATGCCGGGCGAGGATTGGGATATTGTACTCAAGACCAATCTGGACGGTTTCTACAATGTGCTCAATCCGCTGGTCATGCCGATGGTACAGCGCCGGGCGCCGGGGCGTATCGTGACCATGGCGTCAGTCTCGGGCCTGATCGGCAATCGCGGCCAGGTCAATTACAGCGCTGCCAAGGCCGGCATTATCGGCGCCACCAAGGCGTTGGCAATCGAATTGGCGAAGCGGAACATCACCGTCAATTGCGTTGCGCCCGGCTTGATAGAGACCGACATGATCGACGACGTTCCGCTGGACGAAGCACTCAAGCTGATACCGGCGCGCCGGGTCGGCAAGCCGGACGAAGTGGCCGCTACCGTGGCCTTCTTGATGCATACCGATGCCGCGTACATCACGCGCCAGGTGATCTCGGTCAACGGAGGCATGGCATGA
- a CDS encoding beta-ketoacyl-ACP synthase — protein MLYLNHLGMICPLGDNHAEISRRLFEGESGVAATARYSADRELALGCVDAILPGVDELPPEQRSRNNQLALAALAQIRPQVDAAIERFGADRVAVVLGTSTSGIAQSEAAFRHRSAHGRFPAEFSYGQQEMGSPAAMLAAVLGITGPAYVHSSACASSSKAIASAARLIRMGACDAVLTGGVDSLCSFTVAGFAALESVSAARCNPFSANRNGINIGEGAALFLMSNEASTVTLRGWGESSDGHHISAPDPAGGGARCAIEQALSRAGISAKQVEYINLHGTATVQNDAMEGRVIAELFGAHTTLSSTKPFTGHALGAAGAVEAGLCWIAMQDSNPAGRLPPHLWDGVRDPGLPDLNLIAAGDSLGHPLRWALSNSFAFGGANATLVLGRE, from the coding sequence ATGCTTTATCTTAACCACCTCGGCATGATTTGCCCGCTCGGCGACAACCACGCTGAGATCAGCCGACGCCTTTTTGAAGGCGAGAGCGGTGTCGCCGCAACGGCGCGCTATTCGGCCGACCGGGAGTTGGCCTTGGGCTGTGTCGACGCGATCCTTCCCGGCGTTGATGAATTGCCGCCTGAACAGCGCAGTCGCAACAATCAACTGGCGTTGGCGGCGCTGGCGCAAATTCGCCCGCAAGTCGATGCCGCGATAGAACGCTTTGGCGCGGATCGGGTGGCAGTCGTGCTTGGCACCAGCACGTCCGGCATCGCGCAAAGCGAAGCGGCATTTCGGCATCGTTCCGCGCACGGCCGGTTTCCTGCCGAGTTCAGTTATGGGCAACAAGAGATGGGATCACCTGCAGCGATGCTGGCAGCCGTGCTGGGTATTACCGGCCCAGCCTATGTACATTCCAGCGCCTGCGCCTCCAGCAGCAAGGCCATCGCCAGTGCGGCGCGCCTGATTCGGATGGGCGCGTGCGACGCCGTGCTGACTGGCGGAGTAGATTCCTTGTGCTCCTTTACCGTGGCAGGCTTTGCGGCGCTGGAATCGGTTAGCGCTGCGCGCTGCAATCCATTTAGCGCCAATCGCAACGGCATCAATATCGGCGAGGGCGCAGCCTTGTTTTTGATGAGCAACGAAGCCTCGACCGTGACCTTGCGCGGCTGGGGGGAGTCCTCCGATGGTCACCACATTTCCGCCCCTGATCCAGCGGGAGGCGGTGCGCGTTGCGCCATTGAACAAGCATTGTCACGTGCCGGGATTAGCGCCAAACAGGTGGAGTACATCAATCTGCATGGCACGGCGACCGTGCAAAACGATGCGATGGAAGGCCGCGTCATTGCCGAGTTGTTCGGCGCGCACACTACCCTCAGTTCGACCAAGCCATTTACCGGCCATGCACTGGGAGCCGCCGGGGCAGTGGAAGCCGGCTTGTGCTGGATAGCGATGCAGGACAGTAACCCGGCAGGCCGCCTGCCGCCGCATTTATGGGACGGCGTCCGCGATCCTGGCTTGCCTGACCTGAATCTGATTGCCGCCGGCGACAGCCTGGGACATCCTTTGCGCTGGGCGTTAAGCAATTCGTTCGCATTTGGCGGCGCTAACGCGACTTTGGTGTTGGGGCGGGAATGA
- a CDS encoding DUF3261 domain-containing protein: MQLGRSAHRRLGTLLAALALAGCAATPSAPPPARLGLKLAPATLGASISLQQHLTVERNGRTDQLDAALEIDPQQFNMVGLAFGQRVLTLHYDGVTLQSWRHPMLPSQVRAEDVLEDTQLTLWPLDAIRQSLPTGWEIQQQGLRRTLSLQGEPVMVIDYSTALPWGGKIDLTNLRYHYHLTIESVSDDVAEPTTAP; the protein is encoded by the coding sequence ATGCAGCTAGGTCGATCGGCTCATCGTCGCCTTGGCACGTTGTTGGCCGCGCTGGCGCTGGCCGGCTGTGCTGCTACGCCGTCGGCGCCACCCCCAGCACGCCTGGGCTTGAAACTGGCGCCTGCGACGCTGGGCGCCAGCATCAGCCTGCAGCAGCATCTGACGGTCGAACGCAACGGTCGCACAGATCAACTGGATGCGGCGCTGGAAATCGATCCACAGCAATTCAATATGGTCGGGCTGGCTTTCGGCCAGCGCGTGCTGACCTTGCACTATGATGGCGTTACGCTGCAATCCTGGCGACATCCGATGTTGCCGTCGCAGGTACGTGCCGAAGATGTGCTCGAAGATACGCAATTGACACTGTGGCCGCTCGACGCCATTCGGCAGTCGTTGCCGACCGGCTGGGAAATTCAGCAGCAAGGTTTGCGGCGCACGCTGTCGCTGCAAGGGGAGCCTGTGATGGTGATCGATTATAGTACGGCATTACCGTGGGGCGGCAAGATTGATCTGACCAACTTGCGTTATCACTATCATTTGACGATTGAATCGGTCAGCGATGATGTTGCCGAACCAACCACTGCGCCATAA
- a CDS encoding NAD(P)/FAD-dependent oxidoreductase: MQLQVEQCDVLVIGAGPAGAVAAALLLKQGRQVLVLEREQFPRFSIGESLLPQSMEYLQEAGMLQAVVEAGFQFKNGAAFVRGDSYTDFDFRDKHSAGWGTTYQVQRAHFDQVLANEAERQGAEVRYRHAVTAFDQGGVKPRVTVRREDGTEYVVEAGFVLDASGFGRVLPRLLQLETPSNFPVRGAIFTHIEDGIATPGFDRNKIRITVHPEHCDVWYWLIPFAGGRCSIGVVAETAFLEQFKGSETERLQTLVMQDPASRELLKNARWDTPARQIVGYSANVKSLWGKGYALLGNAGEFLDPVFSSGVTIAVKSASLAAAALKRQFADEEVDWQSEYATPLKKGVDAFRTFVESWYSGGFQKVIFYERQQPEVRRMIAAILAGYAWDESNPYVRESKRRLATLEEICS; this comes from the coding sequence ATGCAATTACAAGTTGAACAATGTGATGTGTTGGTGATCGGCGCCGGTCCGGCTGGCGCGGTGGCGGCGGCGTTATTGTTGAAACAGGGTAGGCAAGTGCTGGTGCTTGAGCGCGAACAGTTCCCGCGCTTCAGCATCGGTGAAAGTTTGCTGCCGCAGAGCATGGAATACCTGCAGGAAGCGGGCATGCTGCAAGCGGTGGTCGAAGCCGGGTTCCAGTTCAAGAACGGCGCCGCCTTTGTCCGCGGCGACAGCTACACCGATTTCGATTTCCGCGACAAGCACTCGGCTGGTTGGGGTACCACCTATCAGGTGCAGCGCGCCCATTTCGACCAGGTGCTGGCCAACGAAGCCGAGCGCCAGGGGGCTGAAGTACGTTACCGTCACGCGGTGACGGCGTTCGATCAGGGCGGCGTCAAACCGCGCGTTACTGTGCGCCGTGAAGACGGTACGGAATACGTGGTGGAAGCCGGTTTCGTGCTCGATGCCAGCGGCTTTGGCCGCGTCCTGCCGCGTCTGTTGCAATTGGAAACACCATCGAATTTCCCGGTACGCGGCGCCATCTTTACCCATATCGAAGACGGCATTGCGACGCCGGGTTTCGATCGAAACAAGATCCGCATCACCGTGCATCCTGAACATTGCGATGTCTGGTACTGGCTGATTCCATTTGCCGGCGGCCGTTGCTCAATCGGCGTGGTGGCGGAAACCGCTTTCCTGGAGCAGTTCAAGGGCAGCGAAACCGAACGCTTGCAGACGTTGGTCATGCAGGACCCAGCTTCACGTGAACTGTTGAAAAATGCGCGCTGGGACACGCCGGCGCGGCAGATTGTCGGTTATTCGGCCAACGTCAAGTCGCTCTGGGGGAAGGGCTATGCCTTGCTCGGCAACGCCGGTGAATTCCTCGATCCGGTATTTTCTTCCGGCGTTACCATTGCGGTCAAATCGGCCAGCCTCGCCGCGGCGGCATTGAAGCGCCAGTTTGCCGATGAAGAAGTCGATTGGCAGAGCGAGTATGCGACGCCCTTGAAAAAGGGCGTGGATGCTTTCCGTACCTTTGTCGAATCCTGGTACTCAGGCGGGTTCCAGAAAGTGATTTTCTATGAGCGCCAGCAACCGGAAGTACGGCGCATGATTGCGGCGATCCTGGCCGGTTACGCCTGGGACGAAAGCAATCCCTATGTCAGGGAAAGCAAACGGCGCCTGGCGACGCTGGAGGAAATATGCAGCTAG
- a CDS encoding MMPL family transporter: MALVWALVVGLLLAHNGYLWLVKGVVPDTDILALLPVEQRDPVLQQAFTHMVDAAQQRLIVMVGADDWDQARAAADSYSAVLAKHPELLQSSVKLSAQSQQDWLAPAQQMRLGLLTPAQQQALREQPAKYWADSALQQLYSPFSGPKLGAWQDDPFGLFSGWVQARAQETPVRPRDGYLFVEEKGRPYIVLLLNLRQPAFSMATQQALLPLLEQAATAARHTVPSVELIRAGVVLHAGAGSAQASREMSTIGIGSLLGIVLLMWLTFRSLRPIAMIVLSIGVGCLAAFSLCWIIFGQVHLLTLVFGASLIGVAQDYGIYFLCSRVAADQSLNSQQLLRRLMPGLTLTLAAAVIGYIGLALTPFPGLRQMALFSVLGLVFAWLTVIFWFPALLKPATLKSSSFAGWIGRTRRHWPLLGWNRASLLAAVLFAAFASIGIARLQVNDDIRSLQTPPKELLAEQIKLGKLLDAPTPVQFYLVRGASAEQVLQREEALKLKLEPLVARHIISGYQAMSNWTPSLQAQNANRALVSQALLGDDGPLKMLAAQLGEDAGWVTQMRNRALAGGSAGHELTPAEFLKSAASEPSRHLWLGQVTGAQGNVYASIVALRGVNNYADLPILKRAADQLDGVQWVDKVSEISSVLGHYRQYMGWVLLCAYAAIYLLLFMRYRLAAWRVLASPALATLAILAVLGWSGQPLQLFHVLALMLVLGLGVDYGIFLQEQGMQRDRFAWLTVGLSAASALLSFGLLALSGTPPLHAFGLTMLIGIAVVWMIAPCFSQDSQQEEEKNAITS, from the coding sequence ATGGCGCTGGTCTGGGCGCTGGTGGTCGGCTTGCTGCTGGCGCACAACGGCTACCTGTGGCTGGTCAAGGGCGTGGTGCCGGATACCGACATCCTGGCCCTGTTGCCGGTCGAACAGCGTGATCCGGTTTTGCAACAGGCGTTCACGCATATGGTCGACGCCGCCCAGCAGCGCCTGATCGTCATGGTCGGCGCCGACGATTGGGATCAAGCCCGAGCTGCTGCGGACAGTTACAGCGCGGTACTGGCCAAACATCCGGAGCTATTACAAAGCAGCGTCAAGCTGAGTGCGCAAAGCCAGCAGGACTGGCTAGCGCCGGCGCAACAGATGCGTCTCGGTTTGCTGACCCCGGCGCAGCAACAGGCTCTGCGCGAACAGCCAGCCAAGTATTGGGCCGACAGCGCATTGCAGCAGTTGTACAGCCCATTCTCCGGTCCCAAGCTGGGCGCATGGCAGGATGATCCATTCGGCCTGTTCAGCGGCTGGGTGCAGGCGCGTGCGCAGGAAACGCCGGTACGCCCGCGCGATGGCTATTTGTTTGTCGAGGAGAAGGGACGTCCCTACATCGTGTTGCTGCTGAACTTGCGCCAGCCGGCCTTCTCGATGGCCACCCAGCAGGCGCTGCTGCCGTTGTTGGAGCAGGCCGCTACGGCGGCTCGCCATACGGTGCCGTCGGTTGAACTGATCCGTGCCGGCGTGGTGCTGCATGCCGGCGCCGGCAGCGCGCAGGCCAGCCGCGAGATGTCGACCATCGGCATCGGCTCGTTACTGGGCATCGTGTTGCTGATGTGGCTGACGTTCCGCTCGCTGCGGCCGATCGCGATGATCGTGCTGTCAATCGGAGTCGGCTGCCTGGCGGCGTTTTCATTGTGCTGGATTATTTTCGGTCAGGTACATCTGCTGACGCTGGTATTTGGCGCCAGCCTGATCGGCGTGGCGCAGGACTATGGCATTTATTTCCTGTGCAGCCGAGTCGCGGCCGACCAGTCGCTCAATTCCCAGCAATTGCTGCGACGCCTGATGCCCGGCCTGACGCTGACGTTGGCAGCGGCGGTGATTGGTTACATTGGGCTGGCGCTGACGCCGTTTCCCGGATTGCGGCAAATGGCGCTGTTTTCGGTGCTCGGCTTGGTGTTCGCCTGGTTGACAGTGATTTTCTGGTTTCCGGCGCTGCTAAAGCCGGCGACGCTGAAAAGCTCCAGCTTTGCCGGTTGGATCGGTCGTACGCGGCGGCATTGGCCGTTGCTAGGTTGGAATCGCGCCAGCCTACTGGCGGCGGTATTGTTTGCTGCCTTCGCATCGATCGGGATTGCGCGCTTGCAGGTCAATGACGATATCCGGTCGTTGCAAACGCCGCCGAAAGAGTTGCTGGCGGAGCAGATCAAGCTCGGCAAGTTGCTCGACGCGCCGACCCCGGTGCAGTTCTACCTGGTACGCGGCGCCAGCGCGGAGCAGGTATTGCAGCGCGAGGAAGCATTGAAGCTGAAACTGGAGCCGCTGGTGGCACGGCACATTATTAGCGGTTATCAGGCGATGTCTAACTGGACTCCATCGCTGCAGGCGCAAAACGCCAACCGCGCGCTGGTCAGCCAGGCATTGCTGGGCGACGATGGGCCGCTGAAGATGTTGGCCGCGCAACTGGGCGAAGATGCCGGTTGGGTAACGCAAATGCGCAATCGCGCACTGGCCGGCGGGAGTGCAGGGCACGAACTGACCCCGGCAGAGTTCTTGAAAAGCGCCGCCAGCGAGCCTTCGCGTCATCTATGGCTGGGCCAGGTGACGGGAGCGCAGGGCAATGTATACGCCAGCATTGTCGCCCTGCGCGGCGTCAACAATTATGCCGATCTGCCGATCCTGAAACGGGCCGCTGACCAGTTGGATGGCGTGCAGTGGGTCGACAAGGTTAGCGAGATATCTTCTGTGCTGGGACATTATCGGCAATACATGGGCTGGGTGTTGCTATGCGCGTATGCGGCGATTTACCTGCTGCTGTTCATGCGCTATCGCCTGGCGGCCTGGCGTGTGCTGGCGTCGCCGGCCCTGGCTACGTTGGCGATACTCGCAGTGCTCGGCTGGAGCGGCCAGCCGCTGCAGTTGTTTCATGTGCTGGCCTTGATGCTGGTCCTCGGCCTGGGCGTCGACTACGGGATTTTCTTGCAGGAGCAGGGAATGCAACGCGATCGCTTTGCCTGGCTGACGGTAGGGTTGTCGGCGGCGAGCGCGTTGCTGTCATTTGGTTTGCTGGCCTTGTCCGGCACACCGCCGCTGCATGCATTTGGATTGACGATGTTGATCGGGATTGCGGTTGTCTGGATGATCGCGCCGTGTTTTAGCCAGGATTCACAACAGGAAGAAGAAAAAAATGCAATTACAAGTTGA
- a CDS encoding outer membrane lipoprotein carrier protein LolA, which produces MKHLIKVIRTARRLTVIALLACAGLPAHAAAPVDKIQAMLARPPILCGRFDQSKQLVGIKKPLLSNGRFCVVNGKGVLWRTLQPFPNTLRLKRDEIVQMQGDRVAMRMDAKQEPVVRMINGVLFSLLAGDLSQLDKLFELDGSVQGNSWKVALKAREPALAKAIGTLALTGGAYVKTVTIDEASGDRTEITFSGLQSGPTAMTAEEGAALE; this is translated from the coding sequence ATGAAGCATTTAATCAAAGTGATCAGAACTGCTCGCCGCCTGACCGTGATCGCTCTTCTGGCATGCGCGGGTTTGCCGGCGCACGCCGCAGCGCCGGTCGACAAGATCCAGGCCATGCTGGCGCGGCCGCCTATACTTTGCGGTCGCTTTGACCAGAGCAAGCAACTGGTCGGCATCAAGAAGCCACTGCTTTCCAACGGCCGCTTTTGCGTGGTCAACGGCAAGGGCGTGTTGTGGCGCACCTTGCAGCCTTTCCCGAACACACTTCGCCTGAAGCGCGATGAAATTGTGCAGATGCAGGGCGACCGCGTCGCGATGCGCATGGACGCCAAGCAGGAACCGGTGGTGCGCATGATTAACGGCGTGTTGTTTTCACTGCTGGCGGGCGATCTGAGCCAGCTGGACAAACTGTTTGAACTGGATGGCAGCGTGCAGGGCAATAGCTGGAAGGTGGCGCTGAAGGCGCGTGAACCGGCGTTAGCCAAGGCCATCGGTACGCTGGCGCTGACTGGCGGCGCCTATGTCAAGACCGTGACGATCGATGAGGCCAGCGGCGATCGCACTGAAATTACGTTCTCCGGCCTGCAAAGCGGTCCGACCGCGATGACGGCTGAAGAAGGGGCTGCGCTTGAGTAA
- a CDS encoding acyl-CoA thioesterase yields MSTLKDKPRSRWSAEVELQIQFYDLDPMEIVWHGNYVKYLEVARCALLESINYNYPQMQESGYSWPVIDLHLRYAHPATFGQHIKVRADIIEWENRLKIEYVITDIHSGQRLTRGTTTQVAVDMATREMCFASPPVLFQKLGIVET; encoded by the coding sequence ATGAGCACGCTAAAAGACAAACCGCGCAGCCGCTGGTCGGCAGAGGTCGAACTGCAGATTCAGTTCTATGATCTCGATCCGATGGAAATCGTCTGGCACGGCAATTACGTCAAATATCTGGAAGTGGCGCGTTGCGCATTGCTGGAATCGATCAACTACAACTATCCGCAAATGCAGGAATCCGGTTACAGCTGGCCGGTGATCGACCTGCATCTGCGCTATGCGCATCCGGCGACTTTCGGCCAGCACATCAAAGTACGCGCCGACATCATCGAATGGGAAAATCGCCTGAAGATCGAATATGTCATCACCGATATCCACAGCGGCCAGCGGCTAACGCGCGGTACCACCACGCAAGTGGCGGTGGATATGGCGACGCGCGAAATGTGCTTTGCTTCGCCGCCGGTGCTCTTTCAAAAATTGGGAATCGTTGAAACATGA